The window GCTCCATAGATTCACTGTTGGTGCTTACAAGCCTTACTTTGATGTGGACACCTCAGATGTCGTTGAGAGActcaaagaatctctctttccTTTCAGAGGAACATTTACAGAAAAGACTGCCAACAACCCTGATCTGTAAGAGTCTCTTCTTTACCGTTTTTTTCGCCGTGTAGAGATAAGTGGACTGGATTTAGTGCTTTTTCCAATTTAGTGCTCAAGAGAATAAGTTTTGTGTGTTATAGGTACAGGCCATTCTGGATATGCACAACGTTGATCTTTGTTGCAGCATCCATAGGAACATTTGTTACATACATAgcacacaaattaaagaaacaggAATGGAACTACGATATTAATCTGGTGACTTGGTCTGCCGGAGTGTTCTACGGTTATGTAACCATTGTCCCTCTCGCATTATATGTTGTTCTCAAGTACTTCTCTGCTCCATCAGGCTTAGTCCAACTTTTCTGTCTCTACGGATATTCCCTGTTCGTCTTTATCCCTGCATTGGTGAGTTAGTGTATTAATTCCTCTATTACTCCCAAATGAGACATTCAATGAGATATACAAACCCCCAAGACTAAAAAATTGCTGTTTCTGCAGTGTCTCTCTGTTGTGCCACTAGAGATATTCAGATGGGTGATTGCGGGTTTAGCTGGATTCATGTCTGCAACATTTGTGGCATTGAACCTCAAAGCACATATTAACTCTGCAGGAGAGAGATGGTTCTTGATTGTGGTCAGCATTTTTCTTTTACAGCTGGCGCTTTCAGTCGTGCTGAAGCTATATCTGTTCACTGTCACCGTAGAAAGAACTGACCCCTGGATACCAAAGGCGTCCTTGGGGTGATCTCATAGTTACTACGGGTTGGAGACAGATTCATGCCTTCAGAAGACAAAGC is drawn from Camelina sativa cultivar DH55 chromosome 8, Cs, whole genome shotgun sequence and contains these coding sequences:
- the LOC104707049 gene encoding protein YIPF1 homolog isoform X1 — protein: MMSGGSYTNIDHHKVSGSVPAVLDPGHVTVKFADSNLQTFPPSATLGKISGGTNPPRDADDTFSRPVNGTDEPQSGGWLHRFTVGAYKPYFDVDTSDVVERLKESLFPFRGTFTEKTANNPDLYRPFWICTTLIFVAASIGTFVTYIAHKLKKQEWNYDINLVTWSAGVFYGYVTIVPLALYVVLKYFSAPSGLVQLFCLYGYSLFVFIPALCLSVVPLEIFRWVIAGLAGFMSATFVALNLKAHINSAGERWFLIVVSIFLLQLALSVVLKLYLFTVTVERTDPWIPKASLG
- the LOC104707049 gene encoding protein YIPF1 homolog isoform X2, which codes for MSPSNSQGKKFHSNLQTFPPSATLGKISGGTNPPRDADDTFSRPVNGTDEPQSGGWLHRFTVGAYKPYFDVDTSDVVERLKESLFPFRGTFTEKTANNPDLYRPFWICTTLIFVAASIGTFVTYIAHKLKKQEWNYDINLVTWSAGVFYGYVTIVPLALYVVLKYFSAPSGLVQLFCLYGYSLFVFIPALCLSVVPLEIFRWVIAGLAGFMSATFVALNLKAHINSAGERWFLIVVSIFLLQLALSVVLKLYLFTVTVERTDPWIPKASLG